One genomic segment of Oncorhynchus mykiss isolate Arlee chromosome 10, USDA_OmykA_1.1, whole genome shotgun sequence includes these proteins:
- the LOC110528614 gene encoding NACHT, LRR and PYD domains-containing protein 1 homolog → MFRHRTPKGSYECTVSGLRWLCERDVILKYHFRNWEPYSQLLKDMQYTQGGPLLDITMELGELEEVHLPHFVCLGTNPSLRNEMKILHVEEHGVSLEEVHEVTRFHVKILHPKFSPISVILRLLSWNVDVHCDVVLYMAVKKSTVISRLYLLLRNSSQKEAVQEREKNQVSKGFSEFVLSSPNGSLKLNSWFAFKNPRSTSINPEKIQLLPADTTPSCCQMIMGNTGVDIEMELIGDDERTVWKSVLSKDVYSNDSHPTSLTLSGIPAEEFLKKYRAILIQGVKNTMPIADDLSSKSMIGDEEYSRITAETTEQERMRELLNAVLPKGPEVMGACLKALSEHEHHLVKYLSESST, encoded by the exons ATGTTCAG ACACAGGACACCCAAAGGGAGTTATGAGTGCACAGTGTCTGGGCTCCGCtggctgtgtgagagagatgtcaTCCTGAAGTATCACTTCAGGAACTGGGAACCCTACAGTCAACTTCTGAAAGACATGCAGTACACACAAGGTGGTCCATTGCTGGACATCACTATGGAGTTAGGTGAACTGGAGGAAGTTCATCTGCCACACTTTGTCTGTTTAG GGACCAACCCTTCCCTGAGGAATGAGATGAAGATTCTTCATGTAGAGGAACATGGAGTGTCTTTAGAGGAAGTGCATGAGGTCACCAGATTCCATGTTAAGATTCTCCATCCCAAGTTCTCACCTATCTCTGTTATACTGAGATTACTGTCTTGGAACGTAGATGTCCACTGTGACGTGGTCCTCTACATGGCAGTAAAAAAGTCAACAGTCATTTCAAGGCTGTACCTGCTCCTCAGAAACTCCAGTCAGAAAGAG GCTGTTCAGGAACGGGAGAAAAATCAGGTGTCCAAAGGATTTTCAGAATTCGTCCTGTCAAGTCCAAACGGGTCCTTAAAGCTGAACAGTTGGTTTGCGTTCAAGAATCCCCGCTCCACTTCCATCAATCCAGAG AAGATTCAGCTGTTACCTGCAGACACCACACCAAGCTGTTGTCAGATGATAATGGGAAACACAGGGGTGGACATTGAGATGGAGTTAATCGGGGATGATGAGAGGACAGTATGGAAATCAGTGTTATCAAAAG ATGTGTACAGCAACGACTCTCATCCAACAT CATTAACACTCTCTGGGATTCCTGCTGAGGAGTTTCTGAAGAAATACAGGGCTATACTCATTCAGGGAGTCAAAAACACAATGCCAATAGCAGATGATCTGTCGTCAAAGAGCATGATTGGTGATGAAGAGTACTCCAGAATAACAGCTGAAACAACTGAACAGGAGCGAATGAGAGAACTACTGAACGCAGTCCTCCCTAAAGGACCAGAAGTGATGGGAGCTTGTCTCAAAGCTCTCAGTGAACATGAACACCATCTTGTTAAGTACTTGAGTGAATCTAG cacctaa
- the LOC110515420 gene encoding NACHT, LRR and PYD domains-containing protein 12: MSLSREREEGTTDSKISLFGEREDRTTDSKMTQDTSSKCVQKPRAESPTTSLLSMKSDQPPAFSQEPLPDDNKEVESLDSEDVLKITHNLLDRRSQTLLTVQQDIKAKLKHKYQHISEGIGHHGNQSLFKDIYTELYITEGGSGGLNNEHEVRQIEMASKKQTTQETPIKCNDIFKPLPGQDKPIRTVLTKGIAGIGKTVSVQKVILDWAEGKANQDVHFMFPLPFRDLNLKKDQYSLMQLLSHYFPELKEIDSIEDGETKTVFIFDGLDECRLPLDFKNNEKCCDVTKPTSVDVLLTNLIERNLLPCALLWITSRPAAANQIPTECVDQVTEVRGFNDPQKEEYFRKKITDQNLANEIIKHMKTSRSLYIMCHMPVFCWISATVLEMILNEAEKDEVPKTLTQMYSHFILIQIIVKNRKYNKATETNPKELSQSDKEMILKLAKLSFQQLQNGNLIFYEEDLRDCGLDVTEASEYSALCTEIFKEESLLYQDKVYSFVHLSIQEFLAAVHALESCLDKKENVFSPTSDDEEKESTQLSDLHRRAVDQALKSENGHLDLFLRFLLGLSLESNQNLLRGLLTQTGGTTQTNEETVERTVRYLSYNIKEESSPERIINLFHCLNELGSNSLVEDMQTSLRSGTLSETRLEPDQCSALAYLLLMSEEVLEEFDLKTYNTLEEGYQRLLPVVKTCKRALLVDCELTYKSCETLASALQTPNSPLRELDLSYNDLEDRGVKLLCVGLTSSLCSIQILVLAECELTYESCETLASALQTPNSPLRELDLSYNDLGDRGVKLLCVGQTSPLRNIQTLVLGQCGLTEGCCSDLASVLSSPNSQLKQLQLRDNDLQDSGVTLLSAGLEDPDCKLYTLGLSCCLVTEEGCAALSSALRSNPSHLKELDLSYNHPGDSAGGLLSAALMDPTYKLMKLNVDHGGECRLKSGPRKYACHLTLDPDTAHRNLILSEGNRKVTLVEEKQHYEDHPERFDCRPEVQYPSIPFNCRYQVLCREGLSGGHYYWEVEMNGDKAVIGVASKGMKKKEWSCWLFCSNDIYIFRHSGCSTICRSISDPDTFPVSKRVGVYLDWPAGTLSFYSVSSSGTLTHLESEHARFTEPLYPVFGIYSSSSVTLCQIDDQHIQR; the protein is encoded by the exons atgagtctctctagggagagagaggaggggaccacTGACTCTAAAATTAGTCTctttggggagagagaggaccgGACCACTGACTCTAAAATGACTCAAGACACCAGTTCTAAGTG TGTCCAGAAGCCCAGAGCAGAGTCCCCTACAACCAGCCTGCTATCAATGAAGAGTGATCAGCCACCTGCTTTCAGCCAGGAACCATTACCAGATGACAATAAGGAAGTGGAGAGTTTGGACAGTGAGGATGTATTAAAGATCACACACAACCTTCTGGACAGAAGAA GTCAAACTCTGCTGACAGTCCAACAAGACATTAAGGCTAAACTGAAACACAAGTATCAACACATATCTGAAGGAATTGGACACCATGGAAACCAAAGTCTGTTCAAAGAcatctacacagagctctacatcacagagggtggaaGTGGAGGGctcaataatgaacatgaggttAGACAGATAGAGATGGCATCCAAGAAACAAACCACACAAGAGACACCAATCAAATGCAACGACATCTTCAAGCCTTTACCTGGACAAGACAAACCaatcagaactgtgctgacaaaaGGAAtcgctggcattggaaaaacagtctctgtgcagaagGTCATCCTTGACTGGGCAGAGGGAAAGGCAAATCAGGACGTTCATTTCATGTTTCCTCTTCCTTTCCGTGATCTGAACCTGAAAAAGGACCAATACAGTCTGATGCAACTTCTTTCCCACTACTTCCCAGAGCTGAAAGAGATTGACAGCATTGAAGATGGTGAAACCAAAACTGTTTTCATTTTTGATGGTCTGGACGAGTGTCGACTTCCTCTAGACTTCAAAAACAATGAGAAGTGCTGTGATGTCACGAAGCCAACCTCAGTGGACGTGCTGCTGACAAACCTCATCGAGAGGAATCTGCTTCCCTGTGCTCTCCTCTGGATAACCTCACGGCCGGCAGCAGCCAATCAGATCCCTACTGAgtgtgttgaccaggtgacagaggtgCGAGGGTTCAATGATCCACAGAAGGAGGAGTATTTCAGGAAGAAAATCACAGATCAGAATCTGGCCAATGAAATCATCAAGCACATGAAGACATCAAGGAGCCTCTACATCATGTGCCACATGCCAGTCTTCTGTTGGATATCAGCCACTGTCCTTGAGATGATACTGAACGAGGCAGAGAAGGATGAAGTCCCCAAAACTCTGACCCAGATGTACTCACACTTCATTCTCATCCAAATCATTGTGAAGAACAGGAAGTACAACAAAGCCACAGAGACAAACCCAAAGGAACTGTCTCAGTCAGACAAAGAGATGATCCTGAAACTGGCAAAACTGTCTTTCCAACAGCTGCAGAATGGCAACCTGATCTTCTATGAGGAGGACCTGAGAGATTGTGGCCTTGATGTCACAGAGGCATCAGAGTACTCAGCATTGTGTACAGAGATCTTTAAAGAAGAATCTTTGCTGTACCAAGACAAGGTCTACAGCTTTGTGcatctgagcattcaggagtttctAGCAGCAGTGCATGCTTTAGAATCATGTCTAGACAAGAAGGAAAATGTTTTCTCCCCCACTAGTGATGATGAAGAGAAGGAGTCAACCCAGTTGTCTGACTTACACAGGAGAGCAGTGGACCAGGCCTTGAAGAGTGAGAATGGACACCTGGACCTgttcctccgcttccttctgggtctctcactggagtccaatcagaacCTGTTACGAGGCCTTCTGACACAGACAGGAGGTACAACACAGACCAATGAGGAAACAGTTGAGAGAACAGTCAGGTACCTTTCATACAACATCAAGGAGGAATCCTCACCAGAAAGGATCATCAACttgttccactgtctgaatgaacttGGTTCCAACTCTCTAGTTGAAGACATGCAGACCTCCCTGCGATCAGGAACTCTTTCAGAAACAAGACTAGAACCTGACCAATGTTCAGCCCTGGCCTACCTGTTACTGATGTcagaggaggtgctggaggagTTTGACCTGAAGACATACAACACATTAGAGGAAGGTTATCAGAGGTTGCTGCCGGTAGTGAAAACCTGCAAGAGAGCACT ACTGGTTGACTGTGAACTCACATATAAATCCTGTGAGACTCTGGCCTCAGCTCTGCAGACACCAAACTCCCCCCTGAGAGAACTGGACCTCAGCTACAATGACCTGGAAGACagaggagtgaagctgctctgtGTTGGACTAACCAGTTCACTCTGCAGCATACAGATACTAGT acTGGCTGAATGCGAACTCACATATGAATCCTGTGAGACTCTGGCCTCAGCTCTGCAGACACCAAACTCCCCCCTGAGAGAACTGGACCTCAGCTACAATGACCTGGGAGACAGAGGAGTGAAGCTTCTCTGTGTTGGACAAACCAGTCCACTCCGCAACATACAGACACTAGT TCTAGgtcagtgtggtctgacagagGGTTGCTGTTCAGATCTGGCCTCAGTCCTGAGTTCACCCAACTCACAACTGAAACAGCTGCAGCTGAGAGACAATGACCTGCAGGACTCAGGAGTTACACTgctgtctgctggactggaggatccagaCTGTAAACTATACACACTGGG gctgtcttgcTGTCTGGTCACGGAGGAGGGCTGTGCTGCTCTGTcttcagctctgaggtcaaacccctcccacctgaaggagctggacctgagctacaatcacccaggagactctGCAGGGGGCCTGCTTTCAGCTGCTCTGATGGATCCCACATATAAACTGATGAAGCTGAA TGTGGATCATGGTGGAGAGTGCAGGTTGAAATCAGGGCCGAGGAAAT ATGCCTGTCATCTCACCCTGGACCCAGATACAGCACACCGAAACCTGATACTGTCTGAAGGGAACAGGAAGGTGACATTGGTTGAAGAGAAGCAGCATTATGAAGACCATCCAGAAAGATTTGATTGTCGTCCCGAAGTTCAATACCCTTCAATACCCTTTAATTGTCGTTACCAAGTTCTCTGCAGAGAAGGCTTATCTGGAGGTCATTATTACTGGGAGGTGGAGATGAATGGTGACAAGGCTGTCATTGGTGTGGCGTCCAAAGGAATGAAGAAGAAGGAATGGTCCTGCTGGTTATTCTGCTCTAATGATATATATATCTTTAGACATAGTGGATGCAGCACCATCTGCAGATCCATCTCTGATCCAGATACTTTTCCTGTTTCTAAGAGAGTtggagtgtatctggactggccagcTGGTACTTTGTCCTTCTATAGTGTGTCCTCCTCTGGTACACTGACACACCTTGAATCAGAACACGCCAGATTCACTGAACCCCTCTATCCTGTATTTGGTatttactcctcctcctcagtgacccTGTGTCAGATAGATGACCAACACATTCAGAGGTGA
- the LOC118966669 gene encoding NACHT, LRR and PYD domains-containing protein 3-like yields MSLSGEREEETTASKMSLSGEREEETTASKMSLSGGREEGTTASKMTQDTISKSVQKPRAESPTTSLLSMKSDQPPAFSQEPLPDDNKEVESLDSQTLLTVQQDIKAKLKYKYQHISEGIGHHGNQSLFKDIYTELYITEGGSGGLNNEHEVRQIEMASKKQTTQETPIKCNDIFKPLPGQDKPIRTVLTKGIAGIGKTVSVQKVILDWAEGKANQDVHFMFPLPFRDLNLKKDQYSLMQLLSHYFSELKEIDSIEDGETKTVFIFDGLDECRLPLDFKNNEKCCDVTKPTSVDVLLTNLIERNLLPCALLWITSRPAAANQIPTECVDQVTEVRGFNDPQKEEYFRKKITDQNLANEIIKHMKTSRSLYIMCHMPVFCWISATVLEMILNEAEKDEVPKTLTQMYSHFILIQIIVKNRKYNKATETNPKELSQSDKEMILKLAKLSFQQLQKGNLIFYEEDLRECGLDVTEASEYSAMCTEIFKEESGLYQDKVYSFVHLSIQEFLAAVHALESCLDKKESVFSPTSDDEKNESIQLSDLHRRAVDQALKSENGHLDLFLRFLLGLSLESNQNLLRGLLTQTGSTTQTNEETVKRTVRYLSDNIKEESSPERIINLFHCLNELGANSLVEDMQTSLRSGTLSETRLKPDQCSALAYLLLMSEEVLEELDLKTYNTTKEGYQRLLPVVKTCKRALLDRCKLTYKSCETLASALQTPNSPLRELDLSYNDLGDRGVELLCVGLTSPLCNIQTLVLAGCKITYESCETLASALQTNFPLRELDLSYNDLGDRGVELLCVGLTSPLCNIQTLVLDHCDLTYESCETLASALQTPNSPLRELELSHNNDLGDRGVELLCVGLTSPLCNIQTLVLGQCGLTEGCCSDLASVLSSPSSQLKQLELRDNDLQDSGVTLLSAGLEDPDCKLHTLGLGQCGLTEGCCSDLASVLSSPNSQLKQLELKDNDLQDSGVTLLSAGLEDPDCKLHTLGLGQCGLTEGCCSDLNSVLSSPNSQLKHLELRDNDLQDSGVTLLSAGLEDPDCKLHTLGLSGCLVTEEGCAALSSALRSNPSHLKELDLSYNHPGVSAGGLLSAALVDPTCKLMKLNVDHGGECRLKSGPRKYACHLTLDPSTANPDLILSEGNRKVTPVVEDQHYEDHPDRFDRYRQVLCREGLSDSRYYWEVDWDGGGPAIGLVYKGMLGRAGICIGLTSNSWCMYCSDSVTDFYNAGVHSRSILSPVSSRVGVYLDWPAGTLSFYSVSSSGALTHLHTFYTTFTEPLYPGFGFLLLKTSSVTLYQINDIQRDHGGESWIKPGPEDTRDHGGESWIKPGLEDTRDHGGESWIKPGPEDTRDHGGECCIKPGPEDTKDHGGESWIPWWGELDQAWT; encoded by the exons atgagtctctctggggagagagaggaggagaccactgcctctaaaatgagtctctctggggagagagaggaggagaccactgcctctaaaatgagtctctctggggggagagaggaggggaccacTGCCTCTAAAATGACTCAAGACACCATTTCAAAGAG TGTCCAGAAGCCCAGAGCAGAGTCCCCTACAACCAGCCTGCTATCAATGAAGAGTGATCAGCCACCTGCTTTCAGCCAGGAACCATTGCCAGATGACAATAAGGAAGTGGAGAGTTTGGACA GTCAAACTCTGCTGACAGTCCAACAAGACATTAAGGCTAAACTGAAATACAAGTATCAACACATATCTGAAGGAATTGGACACCATGGAAACCAAAGTCTGTTCAAAGACATCTACACAGAGCTCTATATCACAGAGGGTGGAAGTGGAGGGctcaataatgaacatgaggttAGACAGATAGAGATGGCATCCAAGAAACAAACCACACAAGAGACACCAATCAAATGCAACGACATCTTCAAGCCTTTACCTGGACAAGACAAACCAATCAGAACTGTGCTGACCAAAGGAAtcgctggcattggaaaaacagtctctgtgcagaagGTCATCCTTGACTGGGCAGAGGGAAAAGCAAATCAGGACGTTCATTTCATGTTTCCTCTTCCTTTCCGTGATCTGAACCTGAAAAAGGACCAATACAGTCTGATGCAACTTCTTTCCCACTACTTCTCAGAGCTGAAAGAGATTGACAGCATTGAAGATGGTGAAACTAAAACTGTTTTCATttttgatggtctggatgagtgtCGACTTCCTCTAGACTTCAAAAACAATGAGAAGTGCTGTGATGTCACGAAGCCAACCTCAGTGGACGTGTTGCTGACAAACCTCATCGAGAGGAATCTGCTTCCCTGTGCTCTCCTCTGGATAACCTCACGGCCGGCAGCAGCCAATCAGATCCCTACTGAgtgtgttgaccaggtgacagaggtacgagggttcaatgaTCCACAGAAGGAGGAGTATTTCAGGAAGAAAATCACAGATCAGAATCTGGCCAATGAAATCATCAAGCACATGAAGACATCAAGGAGCCTCTACATCATGTGCCACATGCCAGTCTTCTGTTGGATATCAGCCACTGTCCTTGAGATGATACTGAACGAGGCAGAGAAGGATGAAGTCCCCAAAACTCTGACCCAGATGTACTCACACTTCATTCTCATCCAAATCATTGTGAAGAACAGGAAGTACAACAAAGCCACAGAGACAAACCCAAAGGAACTGTCTCAGTCAGACAAAGAGATGATCCTGAAACTGGCAAAACTGTCTTTCCAACAGCTGCAGAAGGGCAACCTGATCTTCTATGAGGAGGACCTGAGAGAGTGTGGCCTTGATGTCACAGAGGCGTCAGAGTACTCAGCAATGTGTACAGAGATCTTTAAAGAAGAATCTGGGCTGTACCAAGACAAGGTCTACAGCTTTGTGcatctgagcattcaggagtttctAGCAGCAGTGCATGCTTTAGAATCATGTCTAGACAAGAAGGAAAGTGTTTTCTCCCCCACGAGTGATGATGAAAAGAATGAGTCAATCCAGTTGTCTGACTTACACAGGAGAGCAGTGGACCAGGCCTTGAAGAGTGAGAATGGACACCTGGACCTgttcctccgcttccttctgggtctctcactggagtccaatcagaatCTGTTACGAGGCCTTCTGACACAGACAGGAAGTACAACACAGACCAATGAGGAAACAGTTAAGAGAACAGTCAGGTACCTTTCAGACAACATCAAGGAGGAATCCTCACCAGAAAGGATCATCAACTTGTTCCACTGTTTGAATGAACTTGGTGCCAACTCTCTAGTTGAAGACATGCAGACCTCCCTGCGTTCAGGAACTCTTTCAGAAACAAGACTAAAACCTGACCAATGTTCAGCCCTGGCCTACCTGTTACTGATGTcagaggaggtgctggaggagCTTGACCTGAAGACATACAACACAACAAAGGAAGGTTATCAGAGGTTGCTGCCGGTAGTGAAAACCTGCAAGAGAGCACT ACTGGATCGCTGTAAACTCACGTATAAATCCTGTGAGACTCTGGCCTCAGCTCTGCAGACACCAAACTCCCCCCTGAGAGAACTGGACCTCAGCTACAATGACCTGGGAGACAGAGGAGTGGAGCTGCTCTGTGTTGGACTAACCAGTCCACTCTGCAACATACAGACACTAGT actAGCTGGCTGTAAAATCACATATGAATCCTGTGAGACTCTGGCCTCAGCTCTGCAGACAAACTTCCCCCTGAGAGAACTGGACCTCAGCTACAATGACCTGGGAGACAGAGGAGTGGAGCTGCTCTGTGTTGGACTAACCAGTCCACTCTGCAACATACAGACACTAGT actGGATCACTGTGACCTCACATATGAATCCTGTGAGACTCTGGCCTCAGCTCTGCAGACACCAAACTCCCCCCTGAGAGAACTGGAACTCAGCCACAACAATGACCTGGGAGACAGAGGAGTGGAGCTGCTCTGTGTTGGACTAACCAGTCCACTCTGCAACATACAGACACTAGT TCTAGgtcagtgtggtctgacagagGGTTGCTGTTCAGATCTGGCCTCAGTCCTGAGTTCACCCAGCTCACAACTGAAACAACTGGAGCTGAGAGACAATGACCTGCAGGACTCAGGAGTTACACTgctgtctgctggactggaggatccagactgtaaactacaCACACTGGG TCTTGgtcagtgtggtctgacagagGGTTGCTGTTCAGATCTGGCCTCAGTCCTGAGTTCACCCAACTCACAACTGAAACAACTGGAGCTGAAAGACAATGACCTGCAGGACTCAGGAGTTACACTgctgtctgctggactggaggatccagactgtaaactacaCACACTGGG tctaggtcagtgtggtctgacagagGGTTGCTGTTCTGATCTGAACTCAGTCCTGAGTTCACCCAACTCACAACTGAAACACCTGGAGCTGAGAGACAATGACCTGCAGGACTCAGGAGTTACACTgctgtctgctggactggaggatccagactgtaaactacaCACACTGGG gctgtctggctgtctggtcACAGAGGAGGGCTGTGCTGCTCTGTcttcagctctgaggtcaaacccctcccacctgaaagagctggacctgagctacaatcacccaggagTCTCTGCAGGGGGACTGCTTTCAGCTGCTCTGGTGGATCCCACATGTAAACTGATGAAGCTGAA TGTGGATCATGGTGGAGAGTGCAGGCTGAAATCAGGGCCGAGGAAAT ATGCCTGTCATCTCACCTTGGACCCAAGTACAGCAAACCCAGACCTGATACTGTCTGAGGGGAACAGGAAGGTGACACCGGTGGTGGAGGACCAGCATTATGAAGACCATCCAGACAGATTTGACCGTTATCGCCAAGTTCTCTGCAGAGAAGGCTTATCTGATTCTCGTTATTACTGGGAGGTGGACTGGGATGGTGGTGGGCCTGCTATTGGTTTGGTGTACAAAGGAATGTTGGGAAGGGCTGGCATTTGTATTGGACTCACAAGCAATTCCTGGTGTATGTACTGCTCTGACAGCGTTACTGACTTTTACAATGCTGGAGTCCATAGTAGATCCATTCTTAGCCCTGTATCTAGCAGAGTtggagtgtatctggactggccagcTGGTACTTTGTCCTTCTATAGTGTGTCCTCCTCTGGTGCACTGACACACCTTCACACATTCTACACCACGTTCACTGAACCCCTCTATCCTGGATTTGGGTTTCTTTTGTTGAAAACCTCCTCAGTGACCCTGTATCAGATCAACGACATTCAAAG agaccatggtggagagagttggatcaagcctggacctgaggacaccagagaccatggtggagagagttggatcAAGCCTGGACTTGAGGataccagagaccatggtggagagagttggatcaagcctggacctgaggataccagagaccatggtggagagtgttgtatcaagcctggacctgaggacaccaaagaccatggtggagagagttggat accatggtggggaGAGTTGGATCAAGCCTGGACCTAa